The Plasmodium brasilianum strain Bolivian I chromosome 6, whole genome shotgun sequence genomic interval catgtacatttatggatcgatttttccttttttttgagaGGGTCACTATTGGGGAATGTTTGAAAGGTGAGATTTTAATTCGTATTTCTTTTccctcttattttttttttttttttttttttttttttttatatatggaaGTATGTTCAAATaagatttttatttatgtttttaagaaaaagaaacGTTTGACATTCATTGACATTACTTgtacgtgtatatgtatacacaaaaacatttatacatacatacatacataatgcatcccacataatatatgtatatatatatatattatatatatatatatatatatgcatatatttatatatatgtggaaaaaatgaaaatataaaattaaatgaagtgCACGAACAAAAGGAGTAAAATAGGGGTTTTCATGCAAATTCAGTAATAAAGGTGTAAAGTATTaacaaaatcaaaataaaaaaaaaggtatgaTACGTAAagatacaaatatatgtacacgtatgcatatgtatgtatatctcCGAAATGGACCATGAAATAACGTATTTGTTAATCTTAAAACGCAGTAATAggattacaaaaaaaaaagaaaaattaaaacaaaggTAACAACGAACGCGTGAATGCAAAATAGGAtaacttcaaaaaaataaagcatacATGCCCATACTTGAACATACATGCCCATACTTgaacatacatgtacatacttgaacatacatgcacatacGTGAACATACATGAACATACATGAACACAAATTAACGTATATGAACACCCATGAACGTACATGAACAcacatgaacatatatatacatacgtacgtatgcGCATATACGAATGTATGTACCCATATGCATTAGCAAAGGAGCATATCGTATGAAGTAcgcttaaaataaaatagtgtATCAGAATAATAGcagttccttttttttgaaggATAAATCTACATACAAAATATGATGCAAGAAACTGAAAcaagataaagaaaaatgaaaaatgaatactaaaaaaaaaaataaaaattagaatttttAATTGATATAAAGCAGTGGagttatcttttttttttttaatatataatatatgacatataatataaagcaTATAATAAGTagcatttaatatatacgtGCTATGCGCGCGTATAACGATGtttttttgtctttataTTAACATGTTCGTTATTTGCCAAGGTGCTTCATGTAAACGGAAAGACAATTCACTGGAATGTAGGCAGTTCTTCCGTAAGctgcttatttttattttattttactatatttttaccattttttattatattttattttactgtattttattatattttattatattttattttactgtattttattatattttattttactgtattttattatattttattttactctattttattatattatattttattatatttttttttttttttttgatacctctttttttaaatatacaaatgtgGAAAATACATTAACACAGTTTTCAGTTCTAGCGCGTTTCAAATTTGGAAGATTTGCTTCTGTTATAACTTTCGGTCAAACTATTTCGTTAAATTAAAATCGTAGTACGTGTTTGTTTCCATAAAGGCATTGTCATCCTCTCTTTTAGCTGCAATCTGTTCCTCCATATTACTATTGCTACTATGATTACTACGATTACAATTATGACCACTGCTATCATTACTATTATGACCACCGCTATCATTACTATTATGACCACCGCTATCATTACTATTATGACCACAGCTATCATTACTATTATGTCTACTACTACAATTACTATTATGTCTACCGCTACGATTACTATTATGTCTATCGCTACGATTACTATTATTTCTATCGCTACGATTACTATTATGTCTACTGCTATCATTACTATTATGTTTGCCACTATAATTATGCTTATCCCCCTGGaaggtatatttttttctgtattttattttttcactattaccgcataaaatattgttattaaaaTTGAGACTAAGGCACTGACTGTCGATCATGAAATCGTTCAAGTATGTCGAGTCGTGAAAAAAGTTGGCACAATTCAGTGGGTGCATGTTATAACTGTTGTAATAACTAGTACATGATACGTTCTTACAACTTCTCTCTTTGGGGATACCACCATTATAAGCAGCAATGTTAACACAATTATTTCGTCTGCTATTCGAGTTAAATGCGTTGTAGTTACTCCCTTTAAACATGTCCATAAATTTATCCATAAATTTATCCATAAACTTGTCCATAAATTTGTCCATAAAATTATCCGAAGGTGCATCCTTTAGCTTATCTGTATTTTGTCGCTCTTTTGAACTCGTTCTTAACAAAAGAGAACACCTGACCTTGTCATAACTCTTTTTAACTTGTATTTCAACTTTTTcatgattttttttaagaagaATTATTTGTCTTAAAATTCTGTTAGTCACTTTAAACTTCTTTAtgtagataaaaaaattcttttcatcaaataaataattggTAAAAGGCAATTTTGTAattgattttaaaaaagttaacgCTTCATCATATGACAAGGTAAGGATTTGTTTTTGATGATGATGCAAAATCGCTagacttaattttattaaaattttgaggccaaataaaaaaaatatatcccATAATTTAAGAGTATTTTCAAAGCTTAAGTCTTGAGAAAATAACGTCATAAACCAATTTGTACAAAAGAAatctattttaattttttttctcttaaaataagaaaataattttggtATATAAGcttttatcaaaatatttaattggtacataattttttttaattgtggaaaattatatatgaacattccttttaaattaaaattttttaataaagcaATAAAACATCTTACTGtgtctaatttattttgaaaaactaataaaaatatagcagCAACGTAATTCATACCTTGGCAGTAACCTATAcgtttaaaatataaagaacatatttttaatatgtccaataatttattttgcatgttttcttctttatttaaaaaagaaggatTTCTAGGAAACGTCCTATCAATatctttttcaattattttttcataactactatttatattatttaatttcgtATATGCTTCCTCACTCATATAGGTATTATCCGCTAGTAGGATCGCTTTCCATACAAagcttcttttttcattgctaataaatc includes:
- a CDS encoding GTPase-activating protein, producing MNNTHLFIEISTLKIILACNLRSLIYGEVPYRSFLVSSVALKFKKEMNNYEIIKNFIIYNKRKSSGTTVETKKIKEYSRDRPQILDLVDHVEGLNPSVGGNDSMNGTNHNTNNNTSRGCGYLRRREELSELKQIVEKRNKGNAGHNKGTYRLEGREHGEDIMEEKRGEFQKNQMDRIKEDGAHSYRYEEENISDEEEEKQYLTYCDDGYLRSVLKNAVISSSLRVFLGTKVISFLNEEERCICSLTCKLLFFEVYSLSNLKNLYKNRFISNEKRSFVWKAILLADNTYMSEEAYTKLNNINSSYEKIIEKDIDRTFPRNPSFLNKEENMQNKLLDILKICSLYFKRIGYCQGMNYVAAIFLLVFQNKLDTVRCFIALLKNFNLKGMFIYNFPQLKKIMYQLNILIKAYIPKLFSYFKRKKIKIDFFCTNWFMTLFSQDLSFENTLKLWDIFFLFGLKILIKLSLAILHHHQKQILTLSYDEALTFLKSITKLPFTNYLFDEKNFFIYIKKFKVTNRILRQIILLKKNHEKVEIQVKKSYDKVRCSLLLRTSSKERQNTDKLKDAPSDNFMDKFMDKFMDKFMDKFMDMFKGSNYNAFNSNSRRNNCVNIAAYNGGIPKERSCKNVSCTSYYNSYNMHPLNCANFFHDSTYLNDFMIDSQCLSLNFNNNILCGNSEKIKYRKKYTFQGDKHNYSGKHNSNDSSRHNSNRSDRNNSNRSDRHNSNRSGRHNSNCSSRHNSNDSCGHNSNDSGGHNSNDSGGHNSNDSSGHNCNRSNHSSNSNMEEQIAAKREDDNAFMETNTYYDFNLTK